In Flavobacteriales bacterium, the following proteins share a genomic window:
- the rsmH gene encoding 16S rRNA (cytosine(1402)-N(4))-methyltransferase RsmH: MEYHNSVMLAQCIEGLNIKKNGIYVDVTFGGGGHSKEILKQMTDGRLYAFDQDGDAANNTIDDERFLLIRQNFRHLKTNLRQLEVESVDGILADLGVSSHQFDTPERGFSIRFDADLDMRMNDLAELTALDVLATYTKDELADVLFNYGEIRNSRQVAQGIVNYRDKKEIKTVTDLKDSIRSFLQKGKENKFLARVFQALRIEVNDEIAALKDLLTQSKKVLKKDGRLVIMSYHSLEDRLVKNFIRSGNLKGEIEKDQFGNVLSDFKMISRKAIVPTEEEMEINSRARSAKLRIAEKI; encoded by the coding sequence ATGGAATACCATAATTCAGTTATGCTGGCACAATGTATAGAAGGATTAAATATTAAAAAAAATGGAATTTATGTCGACGTTACATTCGGAGGAGGCGGTCATTCAAAGGAGATATTGAAACAGATGACCGACGGCCGCTTATACGCTTTTGACCAGGATGGAGACGCAGCCAACAATACAATCGACGACGAAAGATTCTTACTAATCAGACAAAATTTCAGGCATCTCAAAACTAATTTACGCCAACTGGAAGTTGAAAGCGTAGATGGTATCCTTGCCGACCTAGGCGTTTCTTCACATCAATTCGATACACCAGAAAGAGGATTTTCAATTCGATTCGATGCCGATTTAGATATGCGAATGAATGATTTGGCAGAGCTAACGGCTCTGGATGTACTTGCGACTTACACGAAAGATGAGCTTGCAGATGTATTATTTAACTACGGCGAAATTAGAAATTCAAGACAGGTAGCACAGGGCATCGTGAATTACAGAGATAAAAAGGAAATCAAGACAGTTACCGATTTGAAAGATTCGATTCGATCGTTTTTGCAAAAAGGGAAAGAGAATAAATTCCTCGCAAGGGTATTCCAGGCATTGCGGATTGAGGTGAACGATGAAATTGCGGCACTTAAAGATCTGCTTACACAGAGCAAAAAGGTATTAAAGAAAGACGGTCGATTAGTGATTATGTCTTACCACTCATTAGAAGACCGGTTGGTAAAGAATTTTATTAGATCGGGTAATCTGAAAGGAGAAATAGAGAAAGATCAATTCGGTAATGTACTTTCTGATTTTAAAATGATTAGTAGAAAGGCTATAGTGCCAACGGAAGAGGAGATGGAAATTAATTCTCGTGCAAGAAGCGCGAAACTGAGAATAGCAGAAAAAATTTAG
- the mraZ gene encoding division/cell wall cluster transcriptional repressor MraZ, producing MANFIGEFDCKIDAKGRFLFPSGLKKQLDPSAQELFVVNRGFEKCLVLWPLNIWEAETKKLNKLNLYKKKNREFVRRFNNGATQLNIDGNGRLLLPKRLMAYGDMMKEVVLKSFINKIEIWDKATHDEMMNNEEIDFADLAEEVMGDIEEDQD from the coding sequence ATGGCAAACTTTATAGGAGAATTTGATTGTAAAATAGATGCAAAGGGTCGCTTCTTGTTCCCGTCTGGGTTAAAGAAGCAATTAGATCCTTCGGCACAAGAGCTCTTTGTTGTAAACAGAGGGTTTGAAAAGTGCCTTGTTTTATGGCCATTGAATATATGGGAAGCCGAAACGAAAAAACTGAACAAGCTTAATCTGTACAAGAAGAAAAACAGAGAATTTGTAAGAAGGTTCAATAATGGCGCTACACAGTTAAATATTGATGGTAATGGAAGATTACTTCTTCCAAAGCGATTGATGGCATATGGTGATATGATGAAAGAGGTCGTTTTGAAATCTTTCATAAACAAGATTGAGATCTGGGATAAAGCAACCCATGATGAGATGATGAATAACGAAGAAATTGATTTTGCGGATTTGGCCGAAGAGGTGATGGGGGATATTGAAGAAGACCAAGATTGA